A portion of the Chondrinema litorale genome contains these proteins:
- a CDS encoding DEAD/DEAH box helicase has protein sequence METAFSDLKLNKQLVNAVEDMGYTKPTPIQLKAIPRILAGQDVLGIAQTGTGKTAAFLLPILMKIKYAQGEHPRALILAPTRELVIQINKELEKLTKYTDIRHAVVYGGIGPSKQIEEISKGIDILVGTPGRVLDIYFKEALYLRGLQVMVLDEADRMMDMGFMPQIRQFLEILPVKRQNLLFSATMPQKVLTLSEEFLEFPESIEVTPQATPAAMVSQTVYHVPNFRTKINLLEHLLKDEESFNRIIIFARSKKNAENVYKFLSRKVDSNTRVIHANKGQNTRINAMEDFKEGSIRILVSTDVAARGIDVSMVSHVINFDIPVLYEDYVHRIGRTGRAEQKGNAISFCNPAEKYHLEKIQKIIRMQISAEQIPAEVEVTDTPFEERQEYLREIDKQKMKENPDYKGAFHEKKDKLKNKNINYRPISAKSKTKKHKRKKRF, from the coding sequence ATGGAAACAGCATTCAGTGATTTAAAACTTAACAAACAGCTAGTAAATGCGGTAGAAGATATGGGTTATACCAAACCTACTCCTATTCAGCTGAAAGCTATACCAAGAATACTGGCGGGTCAGGATGTTTTGGGAATTGCTCAAACTGGCACAGGAAAAACTGCCGCATTTCTTCTCCCAATTTTAATGAAGATTAAATATGCTCAAGGTGAACACCCAAGAGCATTAATTCTCGCTCCTACTCGCGAATTGGTAATACAGATCAATAAAGAGCTTGAAAAGCTAACAAAATACACAGACATTAGACATGCTGTAGTTTACGGTGGAATTGGTCCAAGTAAGCAAATTGAAGAAATAAGCAAAGGGATTGATATACTAGTGGGAACTCCCGGAAGAGTGTTGGATATCTATTTTAAAGAAGCGCTATACCTGAGAGGTTTGCAAGTGATGGTGCTCGACGAAGCCGACAGAATGATGGATATGGGTTTTATGCCGCAGATTAGACAGTTTCTAGAAATTCTACCTGTTAAAAGACAAAACCTCCTTTTTTCTGCTACTATGCCACAAAAAGTACTTACACTTTCAGAAGAGTTCCTTGAGTTTCCTGAGAGCATAGAAGTAACACCTCAAGCAACTCCTGCTGCTATGGTAAGCCAAACAGTTTACCATGTTCCTAATTTTAGAACTAAAATCAACCTTTTAGAGCATCTTTTAAAAGATGAAGAAAGCTTTAACCGTATAATCATTTTTGCCAGATCTAAGAAAAATGCAGAAAATGTTTACAAATTCTTAAGTAGAAAAGTAGATAGCAATACGCGTGTTATCCACGCCAATAAAGGGCAAAACACTCGAATTAATGCGATGGAAGATTTTAAAGAAGGCAGTATAAGGATATTGGTTTCTACTGATGTTGCAGCCAGAGGTATTGATGTTTCTATGGTAAGCCATGTAATTAACTTTGATATACCAGTTCTGTATGAAGATTATGTTCACAGAATTGGTAGAACTGGCCGTGCCGAGCAAAAAGGCAACGCAATCTCTTTTTGTAATCCTGCTGAAAAATACCATTTAGAGAAAATTCAGAAGATTATTAGAATGCAGATTAGTGCAGAACAAATACCTGCTGAAGTTGAAGTAACTGACACTCCTTTTGAAGAAAGACAAGAGTATCTAAGAGAAATAGACAAACAAAAAATGAAAGAAAACCCTGATTATAAAGGGGCATTCCACGAAAAGAAAGACAAGCTGAAAAACAAAAACATTAATTACAGACCTATCTCAGCAAAAAGCAAAACTAAAAAACACAAAAGGAAAAAAAGATTCTGA
- a CDS encoding gamma-glutamylcyclotransferase family protein, which yields MIENKFKTNNKLFVYGTLMSGFDNPYALQLHRSVGKVVKASIKGELYIVSNWHFEYPLAVFNEQSQFEIKGEVLEIENNLEELLEVLDKYEGIESVNPDAGEYVRAEIPVSTENGIEICWAYINNKPFEGLSRLDGGDFRAYLKNKI from the coding sequence ATGATTGAAAATAAATTTAAAACTAATAACAAATTGTTTGTTTATGGAACATTAATGTCGGGTTTCGACAATCCTTACGCGCTGCAATTGCACCGATCTGTGGGTAAAGTGGTAAAGGCATCTATTAAGGGTGAGTTATATATTGTAAGCAATTGGCACTTTGAGTATCCGCTAGCAGTGTTTAATGAGCAGAGCCAATTTGAGATTAAGGGCGAAGTGTTAGAAATTGAAAATAATCTGGAAGAGTTGCTAGAAGTACTAGATAAGTACGAAGGTATAGAAAGTGTAAATCCGGATGCGGGAGAGTATGTAAGAGCAGAGATTCCAGTTTCAACAGAAAATGGTATTGAGATATGCTGGGCTTATATTAATAACAAACCCTTCGAAGGACTTTCTAGATTAGACGGTGGAGACTTTAGAGCATATCTCAAAAACAAGATCTGA
- a CDS encoding HlyD family secretion protein encodes MKNTKVISIKAICYLPIILFLASCGNDDNAADAYGQFEATEVIVSAEGSGKIISLDVEEGSEIKVGEVVGCIDTVQLFLKKQQLQATIAAVTSKTQNISDQLAVYYERKENLVREKNRLESLFKEDAATDKQLDDINGEIEVVEKQLDAVKSQLSTQNSGILGEILPLEKQIAQIEDQLQKSVLRHPVSGIVLEKYAEEGEVASFGKPLYKIAVKNDMYLRVYLSAKQLAKLKLQQPITVRIDTDEENYLETTGTLAWISNKAEFTPKNIQTKEDRVNMVYAAKIRVKDDGTFKIGMPGEAIFNNDSSNIAQK; translated from the coding sequence ATGAAAAATACAAAAGTTATTTCTATAAAGGCAATTTGCTATCTTCCAATAATCCTGTTTTTAGCATCTTGCGGAAATGATGATAATGCAGCAGATGCTTACGGCCAATTTGAAGCTACTGAAGTAATTGTTTCGGCAGAAGGCAGTGGAAAAATCATATCACTCGATGTGGAAGAAGGATCAGAAATTAAAGTTGGTGAAGTGGTTGGTTGTATTGATACGGTACAACTGTTTCTAAAAAAGCAGCAGTTACAGGCTACAATCGCAGCAGTAACTAGTAAAACTCAGAATATTTCAGATCAACTCGCAGTTTACTACGAGCGAAAAGAAAATTTGGTAAGAGAGAAAAACCGACTCGAATCTTTATTTAAAGAAGACGCAGCAACAGACAAACAACTTGACGATATTAATGGTGAAATTGAAGTAGTTGAAAAGCAATTAGATGCTGTAAAAAGTCAGTTAAGCACGCAAAACAGTGGAATTTTAGGTGAAATTCTTCCATTAGAAAAACAGATCGCTCAAATAGAAGATCAATTGCAAAAATCTGTGTTGAGACATCCAGTTTCTGGAATTGTCTTAGAAAAATACGCAGAAGAAGGCGAAGTAGCCTCTTTTGGTAAGCCACTTTACAAGATTGCAGTTAAAAATGATATGTATTTGCGAGTTTACCTTAGTGCAAAGCAATTGGCGAAACTCAAATTACAGCAACCTATAACTGTAAGAATCGACACTGATGAAGAAAACTATCTGGAAACAACCGGTACGCTCGCTTGGATTTCTAACAAAGCAGAGTTTACACCCAAAAACATCCAGACCAAAGAAGATAGGGTAAATATGGTTTATGCGGCAAAAATAAGAGTAAAAGACGATGGTACTTTTAAAATAGGCATGCCGGGCGAAGCAATTTTCAACAACGACTCTTCTAACATTGCACAAAAATAA
- a CDS encoding TetR/AcrR family transcriptional regulator — MEKQSTEEKIKAAARKLFIEKGFAATKTRDIAEEADINIALMNYYFKSKEKLFDAILEEAFQYFPGKLISILEEEISIEEKVTKFVTTHSEMLKSNPLVPIFVLSELRNNPQKFVEKIGMHEILTDGVLVNQLKREAAKGNIKKISPIHFLINMISLTVFPFIIQPALLTLENLNADIFNNLIDERKQMIPEILMNQIRI; from the coding sequence ATGGAAAAGCAAAGTACTGAGGAAAAAATTAAAGCAGCAGCAAGAAAACTTTTTATAGAAAAAGGGTTTGCAGCTACAAAAACCCGAGACATTGCAGAAGAGGCAGATATAAACATTGCTTTAATGAATTACTATTTTAAGAGTAAAGAAAAGCTGTTTGATGCAATTTTAGAAGAGGCTTTCCAGTATTTTCCAGGAAAATTGATCAGTATTCTCGAAGAAGAAATTTCAATAGAAGAAAAGGTAACAAAGTTTGTAACCACACATTCCGAAATGCTTAAGAGCAATCCACTTGTACCCATATTTGTATTGAGTGAATTGAGAAACAATCCACAGAAGTTTGTGGAGAAAATTGGAATGCATGAAATACTAACAGATGGTGTTTTGGTAAATCAATTAAAAAGAGAAGCAGCAAAGGGTAATATCAAAAAAATATCCCCTATTCACTTTCTAATCAACATGATATCGCTCACGGTTTTTCCTTTTATTATTCAACCAGCACTATTAACTCTCGAAAATTTAAATGCAGATATTTTCAATAATTTAATAGATGAAAGAAAACAGATGATCCCAGAAATTTTGATGAATCAAATTAGAATCTAA
- a CDS encoding ABC transporter ATP-binding protein, with amino-acid sequence MNNTENRPAVKVNKLTRQFGDFYAVKEITFEVNKGEIFGFLGANGAGKSTAMRMLTGLLAPSSGEATVAGYDVYKEAEKIKKNIGYMSQRFSLYEDLTVLENIRFYGGIYGLSNQQIKKKSDELVEKLNLHEVSKSLLSGLPLGWKQKLAFSVALLHDPEIIFLDEPTGGVDPVTRRQFWKLIYEASDNGITVFVTTHYMDEAEYCNRISMMVAGEIAALGSPNELKKQYGVDSMDDVFVKIARPSN; translated from the coding sequence ATGAATAATACAGAAAACAGACCAGCAGTAAAAGTAAATAAGCTTACCCGCCAATTCGGTGATTTTTATGCAGTAAAAGAGATCACTTTTGAGGTAAACAAAGGGGAAATATTCGGCTTTCTTGGTGCAAATGGAGCTGGTAAAAGCACCGCAATGCGTATGCTTACAGGCTTGCTTGCTCCTAGTAGCGGTGAAGCTACTGTCGCAGGTTACGATGTGTACAAAGAAGCAGAAAAGATCAAAAAGAATATTGGTTACATGAGTCAGCGCTTTTCACTTTACGAAGATTTAACAGTGCTGGAAAACATCAGATTCTACGGTGGAATTTATGGGCTTAGCAATCAACAGATTAAGAAAAAATCTGATGAACTGGTTGAAAAACTCAATTTACACGAGGTGAGTAAATCACTTTTAAGCGGACTTCCACTTGGTTGGAAGCAGAAGTTAGCCTTTTCTGTTGCCTTGCTTCATGACCCTGAAATCATCTTCTTAGACGAGCCTACAGGTGGAGTAGACCCTGTAACTCGTAGGCAATTTTGGAAATTAATTTACGAAGCTTCTGATAACGGAATCACTGTTTTTGTAACCACTCACTATATGGACGAAGCAGAATATTGTAACCGAATTTCTATGATGGTGGCAGGAGAAATTGCCGCATTAGGCAGCCCCAATGAATTAAAGAAACAATATGGCGTAGACAGCATGGATGATGTTTT
- a CDS encoding universal stress protein, with protein sequence MENILVSIDLSKSSINALKYAIHFAEYFNSKLYILYNQLDAHKQEVALTIQKDYFYREVEVEAEREIEIIKKYYLNDSKVDYCLINENGCSLESLECILGGYDINFCVMGFNKKHSHDRKLFNESIPGFLAKIKLPLLLVPEDYCFEGFKNLVFAFDFNFLDDIKILNDILFLAYKFKVKTHILQISSGQYLCESYFKDKKFSTRLKFNTENFKYKFIRERNNEKAIWTYTNQENGNILILNPQGNNGVIDRMVKRIVNNETQFYSNLPLLIMN encoded by the coding sequence ATGGAAAATATTCTTGTATCAATAGATTTATCTAAAAGTTCGATAAACGCCCTAAAGTATGCTATACATTTTGCAGAGTATTTTAACTCTAAATTATACATTCTATATAATCAATTAGATGCACATAAGCAGGAGGTAGCGCTTACAATACAAAAAGATTATTTTTATAGAGAGGTTGAAGTAGAAGCCGAAAGGGAAATTGAAATAATAAAAAAATATTATTTAAATGATTCAAAAGTTGATTATTGCTTGATAAATGAAAACGGTTGTTCCTTAGAAAGTTTGGAATGTATTTTAGGTGGTTACGACATCAACTTTTGTGTAATGGGATTTAACAAAAAGCATTCACACGATAGAAAATTATTTAATGAAAGTATTCCAGGTTTTTTAGCAAAAATTAAATTGCCTTTACTTTTAGTGCCGGAAGATTATTGTTTTGAAGGATTTAAAAACTTGGTTTTTGCTTTTGATTTCAACTTTTTAGATGATATTAAAATACTCAATGATATATTATTTCTTGCCTATAAATTCAAGGTTAAAACTCATATCCTTCAGATATCATCTGGACAATATTTATGTGAAAGTTATTTTAAAGACAAAAAATTTAGTACAAGGCTAAAGTTTAATACAGAAAATTTTAAGTACAAGTTTATCCGTGAAAGAAATAATGAAAAGGCAATTTGGACATATACCAACCAAGAAAATGGCAATATTCTTATTCTTAATCCTCAAGGGAATAATGGAGTAATTGATAGAATGGTAAAAAGAATAGTAAATAATGAAACTCAGTTTTATTCAAACTTGCCATTACTAATTATGAACTAG
- a CDS encoding ABC transporter ATP-binding protein: MDNSAIIIDNICISYEENQALKNISLDVKKGELFGLIGPDGAGKTSLIRILVTLLLADSGNAKVAGYDVVKDFKKLRNILGYMPGRFSLYQDLSVEENLNLFATIFGTTIQENYRLIKDIYEQIEPFKHRRAGKLSGGMKQKLALSCALIHKPEVLFLDEPTTGVDPVSRKEFWAMLKKLKDEGITIFVSTPYMDEAALCDRVALIQEGNILSIDSPENITKTFPKKLFAIGNENKYKLLKTMETYEYTRSVQPFGEYLHYTDVRADISTAVLQSFLENEIDGKSEVFGIKPNIEDCFMELMNQQEYE; encoded by the coding sequence ATGGATAATTCAGCAATTATCATAGATAATATCTGCATATCATACGAAGAAAATCAGGCACTTAAAAACATTTCTCTGGATGTGAAAAAAGGAGAATTGTTTGGACTTATCGGGCCAGATGGAGCCGGAAAAACCAGTTTGATAAGAATATTGGTTACCCTACTCCTCGCCGATTCTGGTAATGCCAAAGTTGCTGGTTACGATGTGGTAAAAGATTTTAAAAAGCTAAGAAATATTCTTGGCTATATGCCGGGCAGATTCTCACTTTATCAAGATTTGAGTGTAGAAGAAAACCTGAATCTATTTGCCACTATTTTCGGTACCACTATTCAAGAAAATTACCGCCTCATTAAAGATATCTACGAACAAATAGAGCCTTTTAAACATCGTAGAGCAGGTAAATTATCTGGTGGAATGAAACAGAAATTGGCGCTATCTTGTGCGCTTATTCACAAGCCAGAAGTGCTTTTTCTGGATGAACCTACTACAGGTGTCGATCCGGTTTCGAGAAAGGAATTTTGGGCAATGCTTAAAAAGTTAAAGGATGAGGGAATCACCATATTTGTGTCCACTCCTTATATGGATGAAGCTGCACTTTGCGATAGAGTCGCATTAATTCAAGAAGGTAATATATTGAGTATAGACAGCCCAGAAAACATCACAAAAACTTTCCCTAAAAAGCTTTTTGCTATTGGTAACGAGAACAAGTATAAGCTGCTCAAAACAATGGAAACTTATGAGTACACAAGATCAGTACAGCCATTTGGTGAATACTTGCACTATACAGATGTAAGAGCAGATATTTCTACTGCCGTTTTACAATCATTTTTAGAGAATGAAATTGATGGAAAGTCAGAAGTCTTCGGGATTAAACCCAATATCGAAGACTGTTTTATGGAACTGATGAATCAACAGGAATATGAATAA
- a CDS encoding type III pantothenate kinase, with amino-acid sequence MILVIDIGNTNIVFGIFKDDQFQLEFRIDTSQQKQASDYQMILRSFMLENNLKASQFKKIILSSVVPRLTPIIQETCEHLFGLKVIRPSAENYTYLPLKIKNPRQIGTDLVANALAAWQATQNTSIVIDFGTALTFTVLDASGEIKGVNIAPGLKTAMKALSGNTAQLPEIPLEFPKSVIGTDTVTAIQSGLMIGYTGLVKHMISEIKNELNQSCKVIATGGLSSILENLHSEFDQVDKHLTLKGLFYMSKYIEK; translated from the coding sequence ATGATACTTGTCATTGACATAGGCAACACAAACATAGTATTTGGCATATTTAAAGATGACCAATTTCAACTTGAGTTCAGAATTGATACTTCCCAACAAAAACAAGCTTCAGATTACCAGATGATTCTGAGAAGTTTTATGTTGGAAAATAATTTAAAGGCCAGTCAATTTAAAAAAATTATATTAAGTAGTGTTGTTCCTAGGCTCACACCAATTATTCAAGAAACTTGCGAACATTTATTCGGATTGAAAGTAATCCGACCAAGTGCCGAAAATTATACTTACTTGCCACTGAAAATTAAAAATCCCAGACAAATTGGTACTGATCTAGTAGCCAATGCACTGGCAGCTTGGCAAGCTACACAAAATACTTCAATTGTAATCGATTTTGGTACAGCATTAACTTTTACAGTTTTAGATGCTAGTGGCGAAATAAAAGGAGTTAACATAGCGCCAGGTTTAAAAACAGCAATGAAAGCACTTTCTGGTAATACAGCACAATTACCCGAGATCCCTTTGGAGTTTCCTAAATCGGTAATAGGAACAGATACAGTTACAGCGATTCAGTCTGGTTTAATGATAGGTTATACCGGATTAGTTAAACACATGATTAGCGAAATTAAAAATGAGCTCAATCAATCGTGTAAAGTAATTGCTACTGGTGGGCTATCATCTATTTTAGAAAATCTACATAGCGAATTTGATCAGGTTGATAAACACCTTACACTCAAAGGGCTTTTCTACATGAGCAAATACATAGAAAAATAA
- a CDS encoding TolC family protein, producing MKKSCFYITGILMAVQLFTLLQSANAQDTLSLQRCYQLMEELHPEEQSRIYAENIRQLKQENLSTAFLPQFAVNGQATYQSDVMSIPIESPAFSIPDIPKDQYKIQLEVSQLIYDGGVNKIKKTQEELNEKTTKTEINLNQRQVKSQINSLFFTALNLQEQERLLNESVLGELQNQLKLTEARIKNGVLLKGAANSIQIEILKIKQDLLNVNEQQKAVFKMLKSWTGLDNLQEYDLLYPSYDIANNSNTNFDSKPQIQILSLQQQQLEVSKDMIQAGNMPMLSAFANAGFGSPNPYNMFETSFEPFYLLGLRLNWQPFKYGNTHRSVEVSKLQQSALEARKESINKQSDVNLIQYQQDAERLQKLIETDQEMIVLQEDNVKEYGSLQQNGVITSTGYLTEVNKLTQFQLNLQIHKMSLAKAKVDWMFEAGILK from the coding sequence ATGAAAAAATCCTGTTTTTACATAACCGGAATCCTCATGGCAGTTCAGCTTTTTACGCTATTGCAGTCTGCCAACGCACAGGATACGCTTAGTTTGCAAAGGTGTTACCAGTTAATGGAAGAGTTACACCCAGAAGAACAATCGAGAATTTATGCCGAAAACATTAGGCAATTAAAGCAAGAGAATTTGAGCACGGCTTTTTTACCTCAATTTGCTGTAAATGGCCAAGCGACTTATCAGTCTGATGTAATGTCTATTCCAATAGAAAGCCCAGCTTTTAGCATTCCAGATATTCCGAAAGATCAGTATAAAATCCAGTTGGAAGTAAGCCAGCTTATTTATGATGGCGGAGTTAACAAAATAAAAAAGACGCAAGAAGAGCTCAACGAAAAAACTACAAAAACAGAAATTAACCTGAATCAGAGACAGGTAAAATCACAGATCAATAGTCTGTTTTTTACTGCGCTCAATCTGCAAGAACAAGAAAGATTATTGAACGAATCTGTTTTAGGGGAGCTTCAAAATCAACTAAAACTTACTGAAGCAAGAATTAAAAATGGTGTTTTGCTTAAAGGAGCTGCCAACAGCATACAAATTGAGATTCTTAAAATAAAACAAGATCTGCTAAATGTAAATGAACAGCAGAAAGCAGTATTTAAAATGCTTAAATCCTGGACAGGTTTAGACAATCTGCAAGAATATGATCTCCTGTATCCATCATACGATATTGCAAATAATAGCAACACTAACTTTGACAGTAAACCACAAATACAGATTTTATCGCTTCAGCAACAGCAATTAGAAGTTTCAAAAGATATGATACAGGCGGGAAACATGCCGATGCTCTCAGCATTTGCCAATGCGGGCTTTGGTAGTCCTAACCCTTACAATATGTTCGAAACCAGCTTTGAACCTTTCTATCTACTTGGCTTGCGACTAAACTGGCAGCCATTTAAGTATGGAAATACACACCGTTCTGTGGAGGTAAGTAAATTACAGCAATCGGCGCTTGAAGCAAGAAAAGAGAGTATTAATAAGCAATCTGATGTAAACCTGATTCAATACCAGCAAGATGCTGAGCGCTTACAAAAGCTCATTGAAACAGACCAAGAAATGATTGTTTTGCAAGAGGATAATGTGAAAGAATATGGCTCATTGCAACAGAACGGTGTAATTACCTCAACCGGATACCTTACAGAAGTTAACAAACTCACTCAATTTCAATTAAATCTGCAAATTCATAAAATGTCGTTGGCAAAAGCCAAAGTTGACTGGATGTTTGAAGCAGGAATACTTAAATAA